ACAACTACTTCCCAAGAGGTTTAGTGACTTTTCAGTGTATACGGGATGAATTGTTGTTCATGGTGAAACTTGGATACTTGAGACCAACCATGAGTGAAATGGTGAGGACGAATGTATCCTACCTAAAACATTCAAGGAATCTAAGTATAGTTATTGTTGTGAGTAGGGACATAAGTTGGGGGTGTTTGATGGACCTTTAACCTAGTGCTAGAGTTTGTCGGTGATGGCTAATGGGAATAGATTATCGAATGGATGAGTGAGGGAATACCTAGATAGGTTAACATTTTTGCAACCCTTTTCAAGGTGAACCACTACCCATGCTTAtccatttttttacaaaaccaaATTTTTTCATAGGATTAATTTAGGTTTCTCTGAATGGTCAGATCATATAGTGCGACTATGTTAAGGGATGTACTTGGATTAATCGCTTAAAGGTAAAATCTCTGTGGAGTCAAGTCTGTCTTTGGTGTAGAAGATTAATGAATTGATAATGATGATGTTTTATGGTTGAATCATGGTAATGATGATTGATTGATGTATGATGATTGAATCTTTTTGTGATGGTTTGTGAATTAAGGATTATATGAATTCTAAGATTTATGCTTCAATTATGACAATCGAATATTACTATCTATGGGTACATGATGATGCTTGTTTATGTTTTAATAGTTAAGTTATATATTGTTTTGGTATGCTTATTTTTTGGTAAGCTTACCATTGCATTGCTCCACATGTGGTTTGTGCCTATGATGATTTTGCATTTGGCGTAAGTGGGAAACAGATGGTTAGGAGGTGACCCGATGTCTTTCATAGACTTCATGGATATGCATACTTGGGTgtgaatatgtgatttttttctgGTTTCCTTTTTTGTGTTATAAATAGTGTTGATCGATTTAGAGTTTAGGTGATTTATCTTTATGAAGTTGTTTATGTTTATATGCATGTTTTGAGGAGTTTGAGTTGCTATGATGTTGTATAAGTTTATGTTATAATGGAATGTCATAGGATACATGGTATTTTTCACTTATGTATATGTATTATGTGAtgttttatcttaatattttgCGTTTTAGCTTTTAGGTCTTTAAAAcgtgaaaaaattattagtattttcttaagtaaattaattaaagagctTGAAGtagagtgaaataaaatcttggcaaaattgtaaatttggtccCCAATTTATCTCTCGTTTCGAATTTGGTCCCccagtaatttaattcacaaattagGTCcccctattttgtaaaatcgtaCAATGTTGGTTTCCCAGACCACAATTAAATGTTGACCATTAACAAATGATattgactgtcacgtgtcaagTTCTTATTAGATGATGATTGTCACGTGTCATGTTTTGATTGGATGTCAACtccatgaaagatgaaatgaaTTATTGTTTTGATTGATCAATCAGAACATAACACGTGACAAACATTATCTAATAAGAACGTGAGAGGTGACAGTCAACATCACTTGTTAACGGTCAATGTCCAATTATGTCCTGGGGGACCAACATTGcacgattttataaaataagaaaaccaaatttataaattaaattattggggaaccaaatccaaaactgaaaataaatcGAGAaatcaaaaatacaattttatctaaaatcttATACTCGCCTAAAATGCAATTTTGCAATTCATGCAATGGTGGTGGGGtagttataaataatattacgcTGTatcttatatttcaaaaaaaaaattgtaatgaaATTATACCGTATTTCGTGTAGGAAAATATGTGTTAGTCAtcagtataaataaataataattattgtacTAAATTTATGtctgacaaaataaaataatatgaaattaatgtCAAATTCAATATGATAAGGTACACGGGAGTCAAACACTTCCTCAAGGAATAGAGGAAAGAAAGAACCCATCTGCTCCACTCGTGCAGTACCGCTCCCTGTTTGCTTGTCACCTCTATCTGTATATATGGCTGCCAAATGTTGCTAGCTAGGTAACCCGCTCGCAAATGGGTAATGAGATAACCCTTCATCCTATTTTGGGGTagattttgaaggaaaaaaaagaaaaaagactaaGCTAGAGGAAAacacagaagaagaaaaaaagcgtAATaagtaatgtaataaaaaaaattaaagaaaaaaagatgaaaatgaaaatgagcgTGTGTTGAGTATTTTTTTACTCCTAATAAATATAGCAGCTCTCTTGATTCAATGACCAATTTATGATTTATCTTAGCAGTACTTAAAATCTTTCTTATCCTTTCTCTCATTAATATTACTTTATCATAAAAATCTATTATTGGTAatatttttctgttaaaaaaattgacttttaaTTCTTCAATCCAGTGACTTTAGAGAACTCGTTAACCTTCCACATGGAAAACTAGCATTTAATTACCGGTTCAAGTTGCAAACAGTCACCCCATAATAATATTAGCGAACAATGTAGCTAGCTAGGCATAAGCTGAGCTGAGCTTGATTAATACTATAATTAACTCATGGATCACTGTTAAGTATTTCGGTGACATGATGGTAATACATTACAACTCCCACCTTCTCCAAGattttttcaactaatttatatttcttaaaaaaataactaatttaattaatcacattaaatctatccattaattatattatattttaaaattattctttctttatcttattatccatttagttgttttttaattaacgtttaaaaaagaataattaaataagaatatataaataaaaataattaatacatttaattatttttttttaaaaaaagatctcATAGAACAGGACAAACAAATCTCTAAAGGAAGATGTTATAATTAGAGACGAGAGTAATAAGTAACAAAAGATTACAGATTTTCTGTGGTAAGTAAACCTTTTTTTAcgatatcaaaagaaaataaaataaaataaaaaagatgttaATTAAATGGCATGTAGTAGTGTCATCGGAGGCATGTCAGCGGGAAACGTTTCTCTATATTAGATTCTCTGgccctatatatatattatctctaGTGAGTTGCGGCGGCGGCGGTGGCAGGCATGGGCGGCGGCGAAGAAGCAATAACAACAGACGCAATACCTGCGGGAACAACATGCGTGTCCTCATACAGGAACTTATGGAGAATCCTTCTGGTCTTGGACAAGACGTGATCCTCCCAGGCCTCCTCTGCCTCCTGGCGAGTGGTCTTGAGGAAAACCTCGGTGGCGTCGAGGCGGTGCATGTTCCGTTTCCACATGCTATAAAGGCGGTGAATCTTCTGGAGCTGCCGCTTGGCGAGGGTGCAGTTGTTGGTTTTGAGGGAAGCAATGGCAGCCTGGAGGAGGCGCTGTTTGGTCCTCTGATCGGCTCCGTCGGCTTCGGCTCTGAAAAAATCATGAAACTCGGGTACGCCAATGGCCTTTCGTATCCCTAAGGTATAATCCTGGTTGTGGTATTGAAAACTCTGTCGAACCTCGTGGAGCTGGCCAGAGTGGATCATGCGATCCACACGTGCGGAGAGAGAGGAATGGAGGACGGGGAGTGAG
This region of Glycine max cultivar Williams 82 chromosome 7, Glycine_max_v4.0, whole genome shotgun sequence genomic DNA includes:
- the LOC100782474 gene encoding adenylate isopentenyltransferase 5, chloroplastic; the encoded protein is MMNMLSVSAALCKPVASFNPASHSLRNMNSLSLFMNKKEKVVVIMGATGTGKSKLAIELATQFPPAEIVNSDKMQVYEGLNITTNKVTEEERRGVPHHLLGTVNPNTSFTAQDFCDQATLAVGSILGRDGLPIIAGGSNSFLDALVNHHTEFRLRYDCCFLWVDVSLPVLHSSLSARVDRMIHSGQLHEVRQSFQYHNQDYTLGIRKAIGVPEFHDFFRAEADGADQRTKQRLLQAAIASLKTNNCTLAKRQLQKIHRLYSMWKRNMHRLDATEVFLKTTRQEAEEAWEDHVLSKTRRILHKFLYEDTHVVPAGIASVVIASSPPPMPATAAAATH